One genomic region from Labeo rohita strain BAU-BD-2019 chromosome 7, IGBB_LRoh.1.0, whole genome shotgun sequence encodes:
- the LOC127168266 gene encoding histone H2B-like, with protein MPEPAKSAPKKGSKKAVTKTAGKGGKKRKRSRKESYAIYVYKVLKQVHPDTGISSKAMGIMNSFVNDIFERIAGEASRLAHYNKRSTITSREIQTAVRLLLPGELAKHAVSEGTKAVTKYTSSK; from the coding sequence ATGCCTGAACCAGCGAAGTCCGCGCCTAAGAAAGGCTCCAAGAAGGCCGTCACTAAGACCGCCGGGAAGGGCGGGAAGAAGCGTAAGAGGTCCAGGAAGGAGAGTTATGCTATCTACGTCTACAAAGTCCTGAAGCAGGTTCATCCCGACACCGGTATCTCTTCTAAGGCGATGGGAATCATGAACTCGTTCGTCAACGACATCTTCGAGCGCATCGCCGGTGAAGCGTCTCGTCTGGCTCACTACAACAAGCGCTCCACCATCACTTCACGGGAGATCCAGACCGCCGTGCGTCTGCTGCTGCCCGGTGAGCTGGCCAAACACGCCGTGTCTGAGGGCACCAAGGCCGTCACCAAGTACACCAGCTCCAAGTAG
- the LOC127168285 gene encoding serine/threonine-protein phosphatase PP1-beta catalytic subunit yields MAEGELDVDSLISRLLEVRGCRPGKIVQMTEAEVRGLCIKSREIFLSQPILLELEAPLKICGDIHGQYTDLLRLFEYGGFPPEANYLFLGDYVDRGKQSLETICLLLAYKIKYPENFFLLRGNHECASINRIYGFYDECKRRFNIKLWKTFTDCFNCLPIAAIVDEKIFCCHGGLSPDLQSMEQIRRIMRPTDVPDTGLLCDLLWSDPDKDVQGWGENDRGVSFTFGADVVSKFLNRHDLDLICRAHQVVEDGYEFFAKRQLVTLFSAPNYCGEFDNAGGMMSVDETLMCSFQILKPSEKKAKYQYGGMNSGRPVTPPRTATPPKKR; encoded by the exons atggCGGAGGGGGAGCTGGACGTGGATTCTCTGATCTCCAGACTGTTGGAGG TGCGAGGATGCCGTCCAGGGAAGATCGTCCAGATGACGGAGGCGGAGGTTCGGGGTTTGTGCATTAAATCGCGCGAGATCTTCCTCAGTCAGCCCATCCTGCTGGAGCTGGAGGCTCCTCTCAAGATCTGCG GCGACATCCACGGCCAGTACACGGATCTCCTGCGGCTCTTCGAGTACGGCGGCTTCCCTCCGGAGGCCAACTACCTGTTCCTGGGCGATTACGTGGACCGAGGGAAGCAGTCGCTGGAGACCATCTGCCTGCTGCTGGCCTACAAGATCAAATACCCCGAGAACTTCTTCCTGCTCCGCGGGAACCACGAGTGCGCCTCCATCAACCGCATCTACGGCTTCTACGACGAGT GCAAGCGCAGGTTCAACATCAAACTGTGGAAGACGTTCACCGACTGTTTCAACTGTCTGCCGATCGCCGCTATCGTGGACGAGAAGATCTTCTGCTGTCACGGAG GTCTTTCGCCAGATCTCCAGTCGATGGAGCAGATCAGACGCATCATGAGACCGACGGACGTACCTGACACAG ggcTGTTGTGTGATCTGCTGTGGTCGGACCCTGATAAAGACGTTCAGGGTTGGGGTGAGAACGATCGTGGCGTGTCCTTCACCTTCGGTGCAGACGTGGTCAGCAAATTCCTCAACCGTCACGATCTGGATCTCATCTGCCGCGCGCATCAG GTGGTTGAGGACGGTTACGAGTTCTTCGCCAAACGGCAGCTGGTCACGTTGTTCTCAGCACCCAATTACTGCGGCGAGTTCGACAACGCTGGAGGAATGATGAGTGTCGACGAGACACTGATGTGCTCCTTCCAG ATTCTGAAGCCGTCGGAGAAGAAGGCGAAGTACCAGTACGGCGGGATGAACTCTGGGCGTCCCGTGACTCCGCCCCGGACGGCCACGCCCCCAAAGAAACGGTGA